One Clostridium novyi NT genomic window carries:
- the rplJ gene encoding 50S ribosomal protein L10 codes for MASKNRQLKEAKVQEIREKLEKAQSVVLASYQGLNVEEDTELRKQLREAGVEYKVYKNTLVTLAAKELGMDGIVEYLEGPVSLAIGYEDATAPARILNDFAKDHKKLELKAGVVEGKVFDQAEIKELATIPPKEVLIAKLLGSLKAPMSNFVYLLNAIAEKNGSAEE; via the coding sequence GTGGCAAGTAAAAATAGACAATTAAAAGAAGCTAAAGTACAAGAAATCAGAGAAAAATTAGAAAAAGCTCAATCAGTTGTATTAGCTAGCTATCAAGGACTTAATGTTGAAGAAGATACAGAACTTAGAAAACAATTAAGAGAAGCTGGAGTAGAATACAAAGTTTACAAAAATACATTAGTAACTTTAGCTGCTAAAGAATTAGGTATGGATGGTATAGTTGAATACTTAGAAGGACCAGTATCTTTAGCTATAGGTTACGAAGATGCAACAGCACCAGCAAGAATACTTAATGATTTTGCAAAAGATCACAAGAAATTAGAATTAAAAGCTGGAGTAGTTGAAGGAAAGGTATTTGATCAAGCGGAAATCAAAGAGCTTGCAACAATACCACCAAAAGAAGTTCTTATTGCAAAATTACTTGGCAGCCTAAAAGCTCCAATGTCAAATTTTGTTTACTTATTA
- the rplK gene encoding 50S ribosomal protein L11: MAKKVVGMIKLQLPAGKATPAPPVGPALGQHGVNIMAFCKEYNAKTANQAGMTIPVIISVYQDRSFSFILKTPPAAVLIKKAAGLDSGSGEPNKTKVGKITKAQLKEIAETKMPDLNAGSVESAMSMIAGTARSMGITVEE; encoded by the coding sequence ATGGCAAAAAAAGTAGTAGGAATGATTAAACTTCAACTTCCAGCAGGAAAGGCAACTCCAGCACCACCAGTTGGACCAGCATTAGGACAACACGGTGTAAATATTATGGCTTTCTGTAAGGAATACAATGCTAAAACAGCAAATCAAGCAGGAATGACTATTCCAGTTATAATTTCTGTATATCAAGATAGATCTTTCAGCTTCATTCTTAAGACTCCTCCAGCAGCAGTTTTAATTAAAAAAGCAGCTGGATTAGACAGTGGTTCAGGTGAACCAAACAAGACTAAAGTAGGAAAGATTACTAAAGCTCAATTAAAAGAAATTGCTGAAACTAAGATGCCAGACTTAAACGCTGGATCAGTTGAAAGCGCTATGAGCATGATAGCAGGAACTGCTAGAAGTATGGGTATTACAGTAGAAGAATAA
- the nusG gene encoding transcription termination/antitermination protein NusG has translation MAEKVRWYVVHTYSGYENKVKVNLEKTIENRGLHDLIHDIQVPMEEVVEVKDGKKKVTQKKVFPGYVLVKMIMSDESWYIVRNTRGVTGFVGPGSKPVPLTEEEVLAMGISEKNVDIDISVGESVKVISGPLNSFVAVIQEINVEKQKIKALVNMFGRETPTELNFNQIEKLD, from the coding sequence ATGGCAGAAAAAGTTCGTTGGTATGTTGTTCATACTTACTCTGGTTACGAAAACAAAGTAAAAGTAAATCTTGAAAAAACAATAGAAAACAGAGGATTACACGATCTAATTCACGACATACAAGTCCCTATGGAAGAAGTAGTAGAAGTAAAGGATGGAAAGAAGAAGGTAACTCAAAAGAAGGTCTTTCCAGGATATGTCCTTGTAAAAATGATCATGTCAGATGAATCTTGGTACATAGTTAGAAATACAAGGGGAGTTACGGGATTTGTAGGCCCTGGGTCAAAACCAGTACCTCTTACTGAAGAAGAAGTGTTAGCTATGGGTATAAGTGAAAAGAACGTGGACATTGATATTTCCGTAGGAGAAAGTGTAAAGGTAATTTCAGGACCTCTGAATAGTTTTGTTGCAGTAATACAAGAAATCAATGTTGAAAAACAAAAGATTAAAGCGTTAGTTAATATGTTTGGTAGGGAAACGCCTACTGAGCTTAATTTTAATCAAATAGAAAAACTAGATTAA
- the rplA gene encoding 50S ribosomal protein L1, translated as MGKKYSESIKLIDKNSLYTPSEAIDLTLKTAKAKFDETIELSIRLGVDPRHADQQVRGAVVLPHGTGKKVRVLVFAKGDKAKEAEAAGADYVGAEEYLDKIQKENWFDFDVVVATPDMMGVVGRLGRVLGPKGLMPNPKSGTVTFDVAKAIADIKAGKVEYRLDKTAIIHVPIGKKSFGEEKLAENYNVLMEAIVKAKPAAAKGQYIKSLSISSTMGPGVKINPAKVLA; from the coding sequence ATGGGTAAGAAATATTCAGAGAGCATCAAGCTAATTGATAAAAACTCTTTATATACACCTTCTGAAGCTATAGATCTTACTTTAAAAACAGCAAAAGCTAAATTCGATGAAACTATCGAACTTTCTATAAGACTTGGTGTTGATCCAAGACATGCAGATCAACAAGTTAGAGGAGCAGTAGTACTTCCTCATGGAACAGGTAAGAAAGTTAGAGTTTTAGTATTTGCTAAGGGAGATAAGGCTAAAGAAGCAGAAGCTGCAGGAGCAGATTATGTAGGAGCAGAAGAATACTTAGACAAAATTCAAAAAGAAAACTGGTTTGATTTCGACGTAGTTGTTGCAACTCCAGATATGATGGGAGTAGTAGGTAGATTAGGTAGAGTATTAGGACCTAAGGGATTAATGCCTAACCCAAAATCAGGAACAGTTACATTTGATGTAGCAAAAGCAATAGCTGACATCAAAGCTGGTAAAGTTGAATATAGATTAGATAAAACAGCTATCATTCACGTTCCAATAGGAAAGAAATCTTTTGGAGAAGAAAAATTAGCTGAAAACTACAATGTTTTAATGGAAGCTATAGTTAAAGCTAAACCAGCTGCAGCTAAAGGACAATACATTAAATCATTAAGCATATCAAGCACAATGGGACCAGGAGTAAAAATCAATCCAGCAAAAGTTTTAGCTTAG
- the secE gene encoding preprotein translocase subunit SecE, with translation MALNESKKLEKQSSVGIGKFLKELKAETKRITWPPKEEVKKSTIIVLFFCAVSAFIIGLMDSGFNGLYKIIFK, from the coding sequence ATGGCTTTAAATGAAAGCAAGAAGCTTGAAAAGCAGTCATCTGTGGGTATAGGCAAGTTCTTAAAAGAATTAAAGGCAGAGACAAAAAGAATAACTTGGCCACCTAAAGAAGAAGTAAAGAAGTCTACTATTATAGTATTGTTTTTTTGTGCAGTTAGTGCTTTTATAATAGGACTTATGGATTCTGGGTTTAATGGCCTTTACAAAATTATTTTCAAATAA
- the rpmG gene encoding 50S ribosomal protein L33, protein MRVKVTLACTECKQRNYNTMKNKKNNSERIEMRKYCKFCRTHTLHKETK, encoded by the coding sequence GTGAGAGTAAAAGTAACTTTAGCATGTACAGAATGTAAACAAAGAAATTACAATACAATGAAGAATAAAAAGAACAATTCTGAAAGAATTGAAATGAGAAAGTATTGCAAATTCTGCCGCACGCACACACTTCACAAAGAAACAAAATAG